From the genome of Winogradskyella forsetii, one region includes:
- a CDS encoding glycosyltransferase family 2 protein, which produces MTIDFSIITVAYNSEKTIERTIKSVLNQSFQNYEYIIIDGNSNDKTNAIINQYKEKFKGGIIHISEPDKGIYDAMNKGIALAKGKVIGLLNSDDYYYHNTLDMVYDAFQKTDQRSVLTGELIFKSETTEQLLRTSKARFLQKTKHYKNGVRHPATFVPKVIYDDVGLFNLNYKIASDAELMYRIYKAQYEFVFINKPLLVMCDGGASNTKGLYKQLVHENRLFLKTYCPNIFSRLFYISSAKLRLATKEVMANLVSKYRKIENK; this is translated from the coding sequence ATGACTATAGATTTCTCTATAATAACAGTGGCCTATAATAGCGAAAAAACTATTGAACGCACTATTAAATCAGTTTTGAATCAATCTTTTCAAAACTATGAATATATTATTATAGATGGGAATTCAAATGATAAAACCAATGCTATTATAAATCAATATAAAGAGAAATTTAAAGGCGGTATAATACATATTTCTGAACCAGATAAAGGGATTTATGATGCCATGAATAAAGGTATTGCTTTAGCAAAAGGTAAGGTAATAGGATTGTTAAATTCTGATGATTATTATTATCATAACACCTTGGACATGGTTTATGATGCTTTTCAAAAAACAGACCAAAGATCAGTTTTAACAGGAGAGCTCATATTTAAAAGCGAAACGACAGAACAGTTGCTGAGAACAAGTAAAGCGCGATTTCTACAGAAAACAAAGCATTATAAAAATGGTGTTAGGCATCCTGCAACCTTTGTCCCTAAAGTTATATATGACGATGTCGGATTGTTTAATTTAAATTATAAAATAGCATCAGATGCAGAATTGATGTACAGAATTTATAAAGCGCAATACGAGTTTGTATTTATAAACAAACCTTTACTGGTTATGTGCGATGGAGGCGCTTCAAACACCAAAGGGCTTTATAAACAGCTTGTCCATGAGAATAGATTGTTTTTAAAAACCTATTGCCCAAATATTTTTTCTAGACTTTTTTATATCTCTTCTGCGAAATTAAGACTTGCAACTAAAGAGGTTATGGCCAATCTTGTATCCAAATATAGAAAAATCGAAAATAAATAA
- a CDS encoding 6-hydroxymethylpterin diphosphokinase MptE-like protein, whose protein sequence is MFGRREEVAMSVINLVDNYRRDLKYYLKFLFSKDLRQELNRTKALQNVHKGKRCFIVGNGPSLKHHNLNHLTNEFVFTVNYMMKSNDFKTLNSNYHLFFDPIVFGLDPTVEEDKEKIDMIDGTLKSNPDMTYIIPYRRRANFIKLFPKHKFKFIYNYKTFTPQLKNPSELHRITPGFQNVIIYAINSAIYMGFKEIYLIGVDMTGFLEHFEYNKVNNQWGHSYTKTEEEIALILETLKKKNIDNEFYLKTYGKTLEHLKLMFSNATEKGVKLMNASNHGAIDFLPRVQYDALFSDKSQITN, encoded by the coding sequence ATGTTCGGAAGAAGAGAGGAGGTTGCCATGTCGGTAATAAATTTAGTGGATAATTACAGGAGAGATCTTAAATACTATCTTAAGTTTTTGTTTAGTAAAGATTTGAGGCAAGAATTAAATAGAACTAAAGCGTTACAAAATGTACATAAAGGTAAAAGGTGTTTTATAGTTGGAAATGGACCATCCTTAAAACATCATAACTTAAATCATTTGACTAATGAGTTTGTATTTACTGTAAATTACATGATGAAGAGTAATGATTTTAAAACCCTAAATTCAAATTATCACTTATTCTTTGATCCTATTGTCTTTGGATTAGACCCAACAGTTGAAGAGGATAAAGAGAAAATTGATATGATTGATGGTACTTTAAAATCGAATCCAGATATGACCTATATCATTCCTTATCGTCGTAGAGCAAATTTTATAAAATTATTTCCAAAGCATAAATTTAAGTTTATCTATAATTATAAAACATTCACACCACAATTAAAAAACCCGTCTGAGCTTCATCGTATTACTCCAGGATTTCAGAATGTAATTATATATGCTATAAACTCAGCTATTTATATGGGATTTAAAGAAATCTATTTAATAGGTGTAGATATGACAGGGTTCTTGGAGCATTTTGAATACAATAAAGTCAACAATCAATGGGGACATTCTTACACTAAAACGGAAGAGGAAATAGCCTTAATTCTAGAAACCCTTAAAAAGAAGAATATTGATAACGAGTTTTACTTAAAAACCTACGGAAAAACATTAGAGCACTTAAAATTAATGTTCTCAAATGCAACTGAAAAAGGCGTAAAGCTTATGAATGCTTCAAATCATGGTGCTATCGATTTCTTACCACGTGTGCAATACGATGCTTTATTTTCCGATAAAAGTCAAATAACCAATTAA
- a CDS encoding oligosaccharide flippase family protein produces the protein MSKLLNIIKTALKNKVVLFIFSRYGTYLIHFINSLFIAVYLGPFYLGIWGFITLVTSYMNHLSFGIADSVTAIISVNKDKEVYVQKVISTAITMLLALSVIAILLFSINAVFKLDLGNKYNFSTYAPVVVLIGVLGYFNTLFNHVFRVYGKLFEIAFSQTVFPILMLLAIILFRNKELLWAMVFANFLAFLLAFILYLIKMPVKIKPIFNYDLFKTIQIKGWHLFVYNTSFFFIVISTRTLVSGFYSVEEFGYFTFAFSLANVMLLLLQSLAYLIYPKMLNRFATANHDQNTELLKKLRDAYVTTSHLLIHIAMLIFPVFLLLFPQYIKASEAFKLIALSVLLYTNSFGYSGLLVAKGFEKRLGKLSFTALIINLIAALVLIKFFHVAFTLVVLATMISYFFYVYMVGRKGRKMLELDTSVIAVVKDIYPLRLLIPYVLSLVLILFSVPDHYLILSLVLFLILNLKVLLNLKSIVKSIILNPKFINI, from the coding sequence ATGAGCAAACTCTTAAACATTATAAAAACAGCGTTAAAGAATAAGGTTGTACTATTTATATTTAGTCGCTATGGGACTTACCTAATTCACTTTATCAATTCACTTTTTATTGCCGTATATCTAGGGCCTTTTTATTTAGGTATTTGGGGTTTTATTACCTTAGTTACTTCATACATGAACCACTTAAGTTTTGGTATTGCAGATTCCGTAACAGCTATTATCTCTGTAAATAAGGATAAGGAGGTTTATGTCCAGAAGGTTATTAGTACTGCGATTACTATGCTCTTAGCACTTTCTGTTATAGCTATTTTATTATTTTCTATAAATGCGGTTTTTAAATTAGATCTAGGTAATAAATACAATTTTTCGACCTACGCACCCGTAGTTGTTTTAATAGGCGTCTTAGGATACTTTAATACGCTTTTTAATCATGTTTTCAGGGTTTACGGTAAATTATTTGAAATTGCGTTTAGCCAAACTGTTTTTCCAATTTTAATGTTGCTTGCTATTATACTTTTTAGAAATAAAGAGTTGCTATGGGCAATGGTATTTGCAAATTTCTTAGCCTTTTTGTTGGCATTTATCTTGTACCTAATTAAAATGCCAGTTAAAATAAAACCTATTTTTAATTACGATTTATTTAAAACTATTCAAATAAAAGGATGGCACTTATTCGTTTATAATACGTCCTTCTTTTTTATTGTGATCTCTACGCGCACACTTGTGAGTGGTTTTTATAGTGTAGAAGAGTTTGGTTATTTTACCTTTGCTTTTTCCCTTGCAAATGTGATGCTTTTATTGCTTCAATCTTTGGCATATTTAATATATCCAAAAATGTTAAATCGATTTGCAACAGCCAACCATGATCAAAACACTGAACTCTTAAAAAAACTTAGAGACGCCTATGTAACAACGTCGCATTTGCTTATTCATATCGCTATGTTAATTTTCCCGGTGTTTTTGTTATTATTTCCTCAGTATATTAAAGCTTCAGAAGCATTTAAATTAATAGCCTTATCCGTATTGTTATACACAAATTCTTTTGGCTATTCTGGTCTTTTGGTTGCTAAAGGGTTTGAAAAAAGACTAGGAAAACTTTCATTTACTGCGCTCATTATTAATTTAATTGCCGCTTTAGTTTTAATAAAGTTTTTCCACGTAGCTTTTACATTAGTGGTTTTGGCAACAATGATTAGTTACTTTTTCTATGTCTATATGGTTGGTAGAAAAGGGAGAAAGATGCTAGAATTAGATACATCTGTTATTGCCGTTGTTAAAGATATTTATCCATTACGATTGTTAATTCCATATGTATTGAGTTTAGTCTTGATTCTATTTTCGGTACCAGATCATTATTTAATTCTTTCATTAGTTTTATTTTTAATTCTCAATCTGAAAGTTTTATTGAATTTAAAGAGTATTGTAAAATCAATTATTCTCAATCCTAAATTTATTAATATTTAA
- the pseI gene encoding pseudaminic acid synthase codes for MEINPVLDIIKDRVFIIAELSANHNGSLDTAIETIKAAKRAGADCIKLQTYTADTMTIDSRKPGFTIEGTIWDGKNLYELYQEAYTPWEWHETLFKTAKEEGLICFSSPFDKSAVDFLESLEVPAYKIASFEITDIPLIEYVASKGKPVIISTGIASTQDIELALSACKRMGNYNIAVLKCTSSYPAPIEEANMTMVKDIAERYNVISGLSDHTIGNTAPVVATCFGAKIIEKHFILDRSVGGPDASFSMNEEEFKNMVDAVREAEKAIGSVDYNLTEKQKKGRDFSRSIYVVNDIKEGEILTEENIKSIRPGYGMHPKFYKEILGRKASMNLEKGDPMSFNAIAK; via the coding sequence ATGGAGATCAACCCAGTACTAGATATAATAAAAGATAGGGTATTCATTATTGCTGAGCTTTCAGCCAATCACAATGGATCTTTAGATACTGCCATTGAAACCATAAAAGCAGCCAAAAGAGCTGGAGCAGACTGTATTAAATTACAAACCTACACAGCAGACACCATGACTATTGATTCTAGAAAACCTGGATTCACGATAGAAGGAACAATTTGGGACGGTAAAAATCTATATGAATTATACCAAGAAGCATACACACCATGGGAATGGCACGAAACGTTGTTTAAAACCGCAAAGGAAGAAGGCTTAATTTGTTTTTCTTCGCCTTTTGATAAATCTGCGGTCGACTTTTTAGAAAGTCTAGAGGTACCAGCCTATAAAATTGCTTCTTTCGAAATTACCGATATTCCATTAATTGAATATGTAGCCTCCAAAGGCAAACCTGTAATTATTTCTACTGGTATTGCCTCAACGCAAGACATAGAATTAGCTTTAAGTGCTTGCAAAAGAATGGGTAACTATAATATTGCAGTTTTAAAATGCACGTCTAGTTATCCAGCACCAATTGAAGAGGCAAATATGACAATGGTCAAAGATATTGCTGAAAGATATAATGTTATAAGTGGACTTTCAGACCATACAATTGGCAATACAGCACCTGTAGTAGCCACTTGTTTTGGGGCAAAAATAATTGAAAAACATTTTATTTTAGATCGTTCTGTTGGTGGCCCAGATGCGTCTTTCTCAATGAATGAAGAAGAGTTCAAAAATATGGTTGATGCCGTTAGGGAAGCAGAAAAAGCAATAGGCTCAGTAGATTACAACCTTACTGAAAAACAAAAAAAGGGAAGAGATTTTAGCAGATCGATATATGTAGTTAACGATATAAAAGAAGGGGAAATATTAACTGAGGAAAATATTAAAAGTATACGTCCTGGTTATGGAATGCATCCTAAGTTTTATAAAGAAATTCTTGGAAGAAAGGCTTCGATGAATTTAGAAAAAGGGGATCCTATGAGTTTTAACGCTATTGCGAAATAA
- a CDS encoding GNAT family N-acetyltransferase: MLTFRYASLSDSDLYFKWANDALVRKNSLNSEAIKLKDHIKWFSSKIDNPDVFMYVFLDSDNVPVGQVVIEFKNGWIILGQSVAKEHRGKKYSTELLTKSTNDYLEQFPERTIVSVVKSTNIPSLKMSINSGFNVLEDDGLNENILVLKGCQQNDAEFIDKAKRHYNLI; the protein is encoded by the coding sequence ATGTTAACTTTTAGATATGCCTCGCTAAGTGATTCCGACTTATATTTTAAGTGGGCGAACGACGCTTTGGTCAGAAAAAATTCTTTAAATAGTGAGGCTATAAAGTTAAAGGATCATATAAAATGGTTTTCGAGTAAAATTGACAATCCAGATGTATTTATGTACGTTTTTTTAGACAGTGATAACGTACCTGTTGGGCAAGTTGTTATTGAGTTTAAGAACGGTTGGATTATTCTAGGACAATCTGTTGCAAAGGAACACAGAGGTAAAAAGTACAGTACAGAGTTACTAACTAAATCTACTAATGATTATCTAGAACAATTCCCAGAGCGTACAATAGTCAGTGTTGTGAAGTCAACAAATATACCGTCATTAAAAATGTCTATAAATAGTGGTTTTAACGTCTTGGAAGACGATGGCCTCAATGAGAATATTTTAGTGCTAAAGGGATGTCAGCAAAATGATGCAGAGTTCATTGATAAAGCAAAAAGACATTACAATTTAATTTAA
- a CDS encoding GNAT family N-acetyltransferase, producing MSFTYHVLNKQRFSSGNHSIVPIRMEDRYVIREWRNEQMFHLRQNKLLSEEDQDNYFNTVVKNLFSQEQPDQILFSYLENDECIGYGGLVHMNWIDKNAEISFLMKTDIKGKNYESHMIKFMSLIDEVAFKALDFHKLFTYAFDVRPEIYQILEKSGFRKEATLKEHCHFNGAFIDVLIHSKFKT from the coding sequence ATGAGTTTTACTTACCATGTTTTAAATAAGCAGCGATTCTCTAGTGGAAACCATTCCATTGTTCCTATAAGAATGGAGGATCGATATGTAATTAGAGAATGGCGTAACGAGCAAATGTTTCATTTAAGACAAAACAAGCTTTTAAGTGAAGAAGACCAAGACAACTATTTTAATACGGTTGTTAAAAATCTATTTTCCCAAGAGCAACCCGATCAAATCTTATTTTCTTATTTAGAAAATGATGAATGTATTGGTTATGGTGGCTTGGTTCATATGAATTGGATTGATAAAAATGCTGAAATATCCTTTTTGATGAAGACAGATATAAAGGGCAAAAACTATGAATCCCATATGATAAAATTTATGAGTCTTATTGATGAGGTCGCTTTTAAAGCACTTGATTTTCATAAGTTGTTTACCTATGCTTTTGATGTGAGACCAGAAATTTACCAAATATTAGAAAAGAGTGGCTTCCGTAAAGAAGCAACTTTAAAAGAGCATTGTCATTTTAATGGGGCATTTATAGATGTACTTATACATTCTAAATTTAAGACTTAA
- a CDS encoding aminotransferase class III-fold pyridoxal phosphate-dependent enzyme — MGKGQDLYVKAKSLIPGGTMLLSKRPEMFLPDHWPSYFSKSKGCTVWDLDGNELLDMSIMGIGTNTLGYGNDEVDAAVIETVKNGNMSTLNCPEEVYLAEKLMEINPWADMVRFARSGGEANSIAIRIARAASGKDNVAICGYHGWHDWYLSANHNGGDDLKAHLLPGLSPKGVPKHLKNSVFPFHYNNYEELLDVVEKNNIGVIKMEVMRNFGPEDNFLQKVRDLATEKNIVLIFDECSSGFRETYGGIFKKFDVIPDMVMFGKTIGNGYALTAVVGKKSVMEAAQSTFISSTFWTERIGPTAALATLKVMEREKSWETITETGAKMQKGWQDLANSHGLDITVSGISAMTTYGFNSENAAIYKTFITQEMLKKGFLASTNFYACTAHTDAHLNSYFEALDGIYGTIAKCEAGTLDASTLLEGPVCHSGFKRLN, encoded by the coding sequence ATGGGAAAAGGACAAGATTTATATGTAAAAGCCAAAAGCTTAATTCCTGGTGGTACTATGTTACTATCTAAACGGCCAGAAATGTTTCTGCCAGACCATTGGCCTTCATATTTTTCTAAATCTAAAGGCTGTACAGTTTGGGATTTAGATGGCAATGAGTTGTTAGACATGTCCATAATGGGTATAGGCACCAACACACTTGGCTATGGTAATGATGAGGTAGATGCTGCGGTTATTGAAACCGTTAAGAACGGAAACATGAGTACGCTAAATTGCCCGGAAGAGGTGTATTTAGCCGAAAAGCTAATGGAAATTAATCCTTGGGCAGATATGGTAAGATTTGCACGGAGTGGTGGCGAAGCCAATTCAATTGCCATTAGGATAGCACGTGCTGCTTCAGGAAAAGATAATGTAGCCATATGTGGTTATCATGGATGGCACGATTGGTATTTATCTGCAAACCACAATGGTGGAGATGATTTAAAAGCACATTTATTGCCAGGTTTAAGCCCTAAAGGGGTTCCAAAGCATTTAAAGAATTCGGTATTTCCTTTTCATTATAACAACTATGAAGAACTTTTAGATGTGGTTGAAAAGAACAACATTGGAGTGATAAAAATGGAAGTGATGCGAAATTTTGGACCTGAAGATAATTTTCTTCAAAAGGTAAGGGATTTAGCAACTGAAAAAAATATTGTTTTAATTTTTGATGAATGTTCTTCTGGGTTTAGGGAAACTTATGGAGGCATTTTCAAAAAGTTTGATGTGATACCAGACATGGTAATGTTTGGCAAAACCATAGGCAACGGTTATGCCTTAACTGCAGTTGTGGGTAAAAAATCAGTAATGGAGGCAGCACAATCTACGTTTATCAGTAGTACTTTTTGGACCGAACGTATTGGACCAACAGCGGCACTCGCCACATTAAAAGTTATGGAACGCGAAAAATCATGGGAAACAATTACAGAAACAGGAGCTAAAATGCAGAAAGGCTGGCAAGACCTGGCGAATTCTCATGGGTTAGACATCACAGTTTCTGGAATATCCGCAATGACGACTTACGGTTTTAACAGCGAAAACGCAGCGATATATAAAACATTTATCACACAAGAAATGCTTAAAAAAGGATTCTTGGCAAGTACAAATTTTTATGCCTGTACCGCACATACAGACGCACATCTAAATTCTTATTTTGAAGCTTTAGATGGTATTTATGGCACTATTGCTAAATGCGAAGCTGGCACTTTAGATGCGAGCACGTTATTAGAAGGTCCTGTATGTCACAGTGGTTTTAAAAGATTGAATTAA
- a CDS encoding cytidylyltransferase domain-containing protein gives MGIKTVLITQARTGSTRLPGKVMKAVNGKTLLQIHLERLKKCTKVSKIIVATTVEEADKIIYDNAKKWGYEVSRGSESDVLDRFYQALKTENADWVVRVTSDCPLLDPSLVDDIITYAHANDLDYISNGLVETFPDGQDVEVFKFSALEIAWKNSKLKSEREHVTPYIRNNADGKGENIFTTINFPSEKDYAHIRMTVDEPRDFDLIEHLIQKLGTEKTWLEYTDYIIAQNLTKLNAGIIRNEGFLKSLKKD, from the coding sequence ATGGGCATAAAAACAGTTTTAATAACACAAGCAAGAACAGGCAGTACACGCTTGCCTGGTAAAGTGATGAAAGCAGTGAATGGTAAAACATTGCTTCAAATACATCTCGAACGTTTAAAAAAGTGTACTAAAGTTTCAAAAATAATTGTCGCTACAACTGTTGAAGAAGCGGATAAAATTATATATGATAATGCCAAGAAATGGGGTTATGAAGTTTCAAGAGGTTCCGAAAGTGATGTTTTGGACCGATTTTATCAAGCTTTAAAAACTGAAAACGCAGACTGGGTTGTACGTGTAACTTCAGATTGTCCACTCTTGGATCCTTCATTGGTGGATGACATTATCACTTATGCGCACGCCAACGATTTGGATTATATTTCTAATGGTTTGGTTGAAACTTTTCCTGATGGACAAGATGTAGAAGTATTTAAATTTTCTGCTCTAGAAATAGCTTGGAAAAATTCTAAGTTAAAATCGGAACGTGAGCATGTGACACCATATATTAGAAATAATGCGGACGGAAAAGGCGAAAATATATTTACAACGATTAACTTTCCTTCTGAAAAGGATTATGCTCACATTCGAATGACTGTAGATGAGCCTAGAGATTTTGATTTGATAGAACACCTTATTCAAAAATTAGGAACAGAAAAGACCTGGTTAGAATATACAGACTATATTATAGCTCAAAATCTCACGAAGTTGAATGCTGGAATCATTAGAAACGAAGGATTTTTAAAATCCTTGAAAAAAGATTAA
- a CDS encoding aldo/keto reductase, with the protein MPKTNSHKFILGTVQMGLNYGINNSNGKVSLKDSLEILEYAYDNSIKILDSAEAYGNAHQIIGTFHKSQPSKLFEVITKLPHHFDSGIEEKVTAYLSELQVTQLHALLFHSFDSYQKNIKNFEVLLKLKADHKIKHIGVSVYNNEEIESVILNDHVDIIQIPFNLLDNAALRGSILEKAKSKGKIIHTRSAFLQGLFFKAIDSENNTVKQLTKELKQLNHIKEQNEISMAQLALNYCLQQQAIDNVLIGVDAKAQLADNLNATNYTILPEVIKEIDTIKVKNSDLLNPSLWA; encoded by the coding sequence ATGCCCAAAACTAATAGTCATAAATTTATTCTTGGAACCGTTCAAATGGGATTGAATTATGGTATCAATAATTCGAATGGAAAAGTGTCCCTAAAGGATAGTCTCGAGATCTTGGAATATGCTTATGATAATAGTATTAAGATTCTAGATTCGGCTGAAGCTTATGGAAATGCTCACCAAATTATAGGAACGTTTCACAAATCGCAACCTTCCAAATTGTTTGAAGTCATTACTAAATTACCACATCATTTCGATTCTGGCATTGAGGAAAAGGTTACTGCATACTTAAGTGAATTGCAAGTTACTCAATTGCACGCTTTACTATTTCATAGTTTTGACAGTTATCAGAAGAATATCAAAAATTTTGAAGTTTTATTAAAGTTGAAAGCAGATCATAAAATTAAACACATCGGTGTGTCGGTTTATAATAATGAAGAAATTGAATCGGTTATTTTAAACGATCATGTAGATATTATTCAAATTCCTTTCAACTTATTAGATAACGCTGCATTACGAGGAAGCATACTAGAAAAAGCAAAATCAAAAGGTAAAATTATTCATACCAGATCTGCTTTCCTGCAAGGTTTATTCTTTAAAGCTATAGATTCTGAAAATAATACCGTAAAGCAGTTAACTAAGGAGTTAAAGCAATTAAACCATATAAAAGAACAGAACGAAATCTCAATGGCACAGTTGGCTTTAAATTATTGTTTACAACAACAGGCTATAGATAATGTTTTAATTGGTGTAGATGCAAAAGCACAATTAGCAGATAATTTAAATGCTACTAATTATACGATTTTACCAGAAGTGATTAAAGAAATAGATACCATTAAAGTTAAAAATTCAGACCTATTAAACCCTTCTTTATGGGCATAA
- a CDS encoding GNAT family N-acetyltransferase, with the protein MKNIDFESERLIYKRVSAEHVTDAYVNWMNDPEVNMYLETGGNYTLNLLKAYVEEQFKKDIYFWAIHLKDSKKHIGNIKIDPIDLKANSGEYGILMGDKMNWGKGYAKEASLAIINYCFDVIKLNKITLGVVEDNSNAVLLYKKIGFKIDAIVEGTKPYNNKISNSLRMSLHAQN; encoded by the coding sequence GTGAAAAACATTGATTTTGAGTCCGAACGTTTAATTTACAAGAGGGTTTCAGCAGAACATGTGACTGATGCTTATGTCAATTGGATGAACGATCCTGAAGTAAATATGTACCTAGAAACAGGTGGAAATTACACTTTAAATCTTCTTAAAGCTTATGTAGAAGAACAATTTAAAAAGGACATCTATTTTTGGGCGATACATCTAAAAGATTCTAAAAAGCATATTGGAAATATAAAGATTGATCCTATTGACCTAAAAGCTAATTCTGGCGAATATGGTATTTTAATGGGTGATAAAATGAATTGGGGAAAAGGTTATGCGAAGGAAGCATCTCTGGCCATCATAAATTATTGCTTCGATGTCATAAAGCTAAACAAAATAACTCTGGGCGTTGTAGAAGATAATTCCAATGCTGTTTTACTCTATAAAAAAATAGGTTTTAAAATTGATGCGATTGTCGAAGGAACAAAACCGTATAATAACAAAATAAGTAACTCACTAAGAATGTCATTGCATGCCCAAAACTAA